A stretch of Anolis sagrei isolate rAnoSag1 chromosome X, rAnoSag1.mat, whole genome shotgun sequence DNA encodes these proteins:
- the LOC132780181 gene encoding phospholipase A2 inhibitor and Ly6/PLAUR domain-containing protein-like, translated as MKAFLGLLLFSVFLATGAGLHCETCFAAGDTCSGKQEACPSSSDVCIAMVTETKSGGAGFTTAVKGCNQKSECRRLQGEVGKPVSAQFMNLQAGSVIKSVVCNKASASSTSLLLAIFTLLLKKFLF; from the exons ATGAAGGCATTTCTGGGACTCCTTCTCTTCTCTGTTTTCCTGGCTACAG GTGCTGGGTTGCATTGTGAAACATGTTTTGCAGCAGGTGACACTTGTTCTGGCAAGCAAGAAGCATGTCCTTCTAGTTCAGATGTCTGCATCGCTATGGTGACTGAAACGAAATCAG gagGAGCAGGCTTTACAACTGCTGTGAAGGGATGTAACCAGAAATCTGAGTGTCGAAGATTACAGGGAGAAGTGGGGAAGCCTGTTTCTGCACAATTTATGAACCTTCAAGCTGGATCTGTTATTAAAAGTGTGGTGTGCAACAAGGCCTCCGCCTCTTCTACATCCCTCCTGTTGGCCATCTTTACTCTCCTGCTGAAGAAGTTCCTCTTCTAA